Proteins encoded within one genomic window of Setaria italica strain Yugu1 chromosome IV, Setaria_italica_v2.0, whole genome shotgun sequence:
- the LOC101775804 gene encoding uncharacterized protein LOC101775804 yields the protein MEGFCFARCRFTRLMAAMQLALGVFVIFISMASLHRFYATNNLLPGLDDPTHCAKFHTAAGGAGGYAGFDIRALADRVDDVLVQLAELQDKLEATALKIGKKTKKSKARHKQPENMTMPEFRRFLEDEVIHPLYSAHIALRLIRIPRPDPDGGDGDAAAPAVDPLVNFFTAEETRKYVTAKANRDGLPSVYGTNRTYSTVGHACVLMRQELDEYMSYDVGAHCPDDWDLGQRLMLGGCDPLPRRRCLALASKFFSRPIPINESLWTLPDDGNVRWSRYHCRGYKCLSARNQRRGYDRCVGCFDMDREKRRWVAAARNGTAASSLADFRIDDVLAAKPGEVRIGLDVSVGTGSFAARMRERGVTIVSAALNLGAPFAETIALRGLVPLYATMSQRLPLFDNTMDLIHTAGFFEGWVDLQLLDFVLFDWDRVLRPGGLLWVDKFACARKDLDDYMYMFLQFRYKKHRWVVSFKSKDEVYLSALLEKPPRS from the coding sequence ATGGAGGGGTTTTGCTTCGCGCGGTGCCGGTTCACGCGGCTCATGGCGGCGATGCAGCTGGCGCTGGGCGTGTTCGTCATCTTCATCAGCATGGCGAGCCTCCACCGCTTCTACGCCACCAACAACCTCCTCCCAGGCCTCGACGACCCCACCCACTGCGCCAAGTTCCAcaccgccgcgggcggcgccggcgggtatGCCGGTTTCGACATCCGCGCGCTCGCGGACCGCGTCGACGACGTGCTCGTCCAGCTCGCGGAGCTGCAGGACAAGCTCGAGGCCACGGCGCTCAAGATCGGCAAGAAGACCAAGAAGAGCAAGGCCCGCCACAAGCAGCCGGAGAACATGACCATGCCggagttcaggcgcttcctcgaGGACGAGGTGATCCACCCGCTCTACAGCGCGCACATCGCCCTGCGCCTCATCCGCATCCCGCGCCCGGaccccgacggcggcgacggcgacgccgccgccccggccgtcgACCCGCTCGTCAACTTCTTCACGGCCGAGGAGACGCGCAAGTACGTGACGGCCAAGGCCAACCGCGACGGCCTGCCGAGCGTGTACGGAACCAACCGGACGTACAGCACCGTCGGCCATGCCTGCGTGCTGATGCGGCAGGAGCTGGACGAGTACATGAGCTACGACGTCGGCGCCCACTGCCCCGACGACTGGGACCTCGGCCAGCGCCTCATGCTCGGCGGCTGTGacccgctgccgcgccgccgctgcctcgcccTGGCCTCCAAGTTCTTCAGCCGCCCGATACCCATCAACGAGTCGCTCTGGACGCTGCCCGACGACGGCAACGTACGGTGGAGCCGCTACCACTGCCGCGGCTACAAGTGCCTGTCCGCCCGGAACCAGCGCCGCGGCTACGACCGCTGCGTGGGTTGCTTCGACATGGACCGGGAGAAGCGGCGGTGGGTGGCCGCGGCGCGCAACGGCACCGCGGCGTCGTCCCTCGCCGACTTCCGCATCGACGACGTGCTGGCGGCGAAGCCCGGCGAGGTGCGGATCGGGCTAGACGTGAGCGTGGGCACGGGCAGCTTCGCGGCGCGCATGCGGGAGCGCGGCGTGACCATCGTGTCCGCGGCGCTGAACCTGGGCGCGCCGTTCGCGGAGACGATCGCGTTGCGGGGGCTGGTGCCGCTATACGCGACCATGAGCCAGCGGCTGCCGCTGTTCGACAACACCATGGACCTGATCCACACGGCGGGGTTCTTCGAGGGGTGGGTGGACCTGCAGCTGCTGGACTTCGTGCTCTTCGACTGGGACCGCGTGCTCCGACCCGGCGGCCTGCTCTGGGTCGACAAGTTCGCCTGCGCGCGCAAGGACCTCGACGACTACATGTACATGTTCCTGCAGTTCAGGTACAAGAAGCACCGGTGGGTCGTCTCCTTCAAGTCCAAGGACGAGGTCTACCTCTCCGCGTTGCTCGAGAAGCCGCCAAGGTCATGA